One region of Culex pipiens pallens isolate TS chromosome 2, TS_CPP_V2, whole genome shotgun sequence genomic DNA includes:
- the LOC120421467 gene encoding zinc finger protein OZF-like, giving the protein MDQLCRICLTSIADLNSTNLLTSTVSSETTLMDMLTAICSPVFSSISEAEDSKKLPLDVCLECTGKILSAYELFQLCIASNKRLREMLLEQNKPIEVIDAYDTVEDEVEPSERPSVKVDKSCEICHRVLKTSKSLSRHMAKIHQIKALTCDDCQQDFYSEESLKEHKLYHETEQVYDCPNCDSRFPTSSALKDHQQQVHTAGTTFLCTTCGKSFNNRSNLRQHSVRHSSQKRFACGECPARFHSKGSLKNHQLVHTKERPFGCDVCGTRFTMKHSLVKHRQIHSGEARPFGCSMCKQRFRNKHHLDRHQRVHSGEKPFKCKLCDRAFAQSNDLVKHSRTQHFGENLYPCSRCEASFRLLVELKDHYRVHFQGEKDQIVEEAGEEVRFTSVSMIERRLEQEKMRDDLGSSWRQQGDGKNQVRTEQVVAPSVNIPTL; this is encoded by the coding sequence ATGGATCAACTCTGCCGAATATGTCTGACCTCCATCGCCGATTTGAACTCCACAAATCTTCTCACATCAACAGTCTCAAGCGAGACAACACTTATGGATATGCTTACCGCAATCTGCAGTCCGGTATTTTCCTCAATCTCAGAGGCTGAGGATTCTAAAAAGCTACCCCTCGATGTCTGCCTGGAATGCACTGGAAAGATCCTGTCTGCGTATGAACTGTTCCAGCTTTGCATCGCTTCCAACAAGAGGCTGCGCGAGATGTTACTGGAACAGAACAAACCGATTGAAGTGATTGATGCTTACGATACGGTGGAGGATGAAGTAGAACCTAGTGAGAGGCCTTCGGTGAAAGTTGATAAATCTTGCGAAATTTGTCACAGAGTgttgaaaacttcaaaatctttGTCGAGGCACATGGCAAAGATTCACCAAATCAAAGCTCTTACCTGCGACGATTGCCAGCAAGATTTCTACAGCGAAGAATCGCTTAAAGAGCACAAGCTGTACCATGAGACGGAACAGGTCTACGACTGTCCTAACTGTGACTCGCGATTCCCCACCAGCAGTGCCTTAAAAGATCACCAACAGCAAGTTCACACCGCCGGAACCACCTTCCTCTGCACGACCTGCGGCAAGTCGTTCAACAACCGAAGCAACTTGCGCCAGCACTCCGTTCGCCATTCGTCCCAAAAGCGATTCGCCTGCGGCGAGTGTCCGGCCCGGTTTCACTCGAAGGGTTCGCTCAAAAATCACCAGCTCGTTCACACCAAGGAACGTCCGTTCGGTTGCGACGTCTGCGGGACTCGCTTCACCATGAAGCACTCTCTGGTGAAGCATCGCCAGATTCATTCCGGAGAGGCTCGCCCATTTGGGTGTTCCATGTGCAAGCAGCGATTCCGGAACAAACACCACCTGGACCGTCACCAGCGGGTTCATTCCGGAGAAAAACCGTTCAAATGTAAGCTCTGCGACCGGGCGTTTGCCCAGAGCAACGATCTGGTGAAGCACAGTCGGACGCAGCATTTCGGGGAGAATCTGTATCCGTGTAGTCGCTGCGAGGCTAGCTTTCGGTTGTTGGTGGAGTTGAAAGATCACTATCGAGTTCATTTTCAAGGGGAGAAGGACCAAATCGTGGAGGAAGCCGGCGAAGAGGTGCGTTTCACCAGCGTCAGTATGATCGAGAGGAGATTGGAGCAGGAGAAGATGCGGGATGATCTGGGATCGAGTTGGAGACAGCAAGGAGACGGAAAAAATCAGGTTCGGACGGAACAAGTGGTGGCGCCATCGGTGAATATTCCGACTCTATAG